The Brachyhypopomus gauderio isolate BG-103 chromosome 2, BGAUD_0.2, whole genome shotgun sequence genome contains a region encoding:
- the rnpepl1 gene encoding aminopeptidase RNPEPL1 isoform X1: protein MAELQRPTLCCCRKVLTVPSKPCEGGRSLGHCRPVDVASASNFHSFKLRHFHLDLNINFAVRRMTGWQVLELLPTQPGVQSLVLDTHPSLLIHSIDCKVPGPSGAPDIFLSLTYRVEPFTDYGSSLNITLPAAVSRPHRAFRVTIRYTTTDGPAIWWLDTELTCGQTQPLVFTQGHSVCNRSFFPCFDTPAIKSTYSATVRVPDGVTVLMSASRSVYSKQDRLFQFSMENPVPAYLVALVAGDLQHADVGPRSRVWAEPCILSCAVSKLGGSVERCLNVAEELFGPYVWGRYDIVFLPPSFPIVAMENPCLTFIISSILESEEFLLIDVIHEIAHGWFGNAVTNATWEEMWLSEGLATYAQRRITTEAYGEAFTCLETVFRLDALHRQMRLLGDNSPVSKLQAKFEPGVNPSSLMNLFTYEKGFCFVSYLSQICGDIKSFDTFLKAYIERFRFSSVVAQDLLDFFLGFFPELKNGCVAQREGLEFERWLTDCGPPLCEPDLSAGGALTGPVQHLCDLWGMESPDPDAIATFDLSAWSTFQTVLFLDRLLDRSPLPQGVMSLLSGCYSTLLDQMNAEVQIRWLQMVVRNAFYPDLHRVRNFLQKHTSRMYTVPLYEDLCGGVMKCFAVEIFYQTQARLHPNLRKTLQQILFQTGSVSTAPLPLLDPPPSAPSPPTDPPANGAIALRDVNVSA, encoded by the exons ATGGCCGAACTCCAGCGTCCAACGCTTTGTTGCTGTCGAAAAGTGCTGACGGTGCCCAGCAAGCCGTGTGAAGGCGGCCGGAGTTTAGGACATTGTCGGCCGGTCGACGTCGCCTCAGCGTCCAACTTCCACAGCTTCAAACTCCGGCACTTTCACCTGGACCTCAACATCAACTTCGCGGTCAGAAGGATGACGGGCTGGCAGGTTCTCGAGCTGCTGCCCACACAGCCTGGTGTCCAGTCCCTCGTTCTGGACACCCACCCGTCTTTATTAATTCATTCCATTGACTGTAAGGTTCCCGGGCCGTCCGGTGCTCCTGACATTTTCCTCTCCCTCACTTACCGAGTCGAGCCGTTTACCgactacggctcctctctcaaTATCACTTTACCTGCTGCCGTGAGTCGGCCGCACCGGGCTTTCCGGGTCACCATCCGCTACACTACGACAGACGGCCCTGCG ATCTGGTGGCTGGACACGGAGCTAACGTGCGGTCAGACGCAGCCGCTGGTCTTCACTCAGGGTCACTCTGTGTGCAACCGTTCCTTTTTCCCCTGCTTTGACACTCCGGCCATCAAGAGCACCTACTCGGCCACAGTCAGG GTTCCGGATGGAGTGACAGTGTTGATGAGTGCTTCCAGAAGTGTATACTCTAAGCAGGACCGGCTCTTCCAATTCTCCATGGAGAACCCTGTCCCTGCCTATCTGGTGGCTCTGGTGGCCGGAGACCTACAGCACGCTGACGTCGGACCCCG GAGTCGAGTGTGGGCGGAGCCCTGCATCCTGTCCTGTGCGGTCAGTAAGCTAGGGGGCAGCGTGGAGCGCTGTCTCAACGTAGCTGAGGAGCTTTTTGGGCCCTACGTGTGGGGAAG GTACGACATCGTCTTCCTGCCCCCCTCCTTCCCTATTGTGGCCATGGAGAACCCGTGCCTCACGTTCATCATCTCGTCCATCCTGGAGAGTGAGGAGTTCCTGCTGATCGACGTCATCCACGAGATCGCCCACGGCTGGTTTGGCAACGCCGTCACCAACGCCACGTGGGAGGAGATGTGGCTGAGTGAGGGCCTGGCCACTTACGCCCAGAGACGCATCACTACGGAGGCGTATG GGGAGGCCTTCACCTGCCTTGAGACTGTCTTCCGGCTGGATGCGCTGCACAGACAGATGCGGCTTTTGGGAGACAACAGCCCGGTGAGCAAGCTGCAAGCCAAGTTTGAGCCAG GTGTTAACCCCAGCAGCCTCATGAACCTGTTCACCTATGAGAAAGGTTTCTGCTTTGTCTCGTACCTCTCCCAGATATGTGGTGACATCAAGAGCTTTGACACTTTTCTCAAG GCCTATATCGAGCGCTTCAGGTTCAGCAGTGTGGTTGCTCAAGACCTGCTGGATTTCTTCCTGGGCTTCTTCCCTGAGCTGAAGAACGGCTGCGTAGCACAGCGTGAGG GACTGGAGTTTGAGCGCTGGCTCACAGACTGTGGTCCCCCCTTGTGCGAGCCGGACCTCTCGGCCGGCGGTGCCCTGACTGGGCCTGTCCAGCACCTCTGTGACCTCTGGGGCATGGAATCCCCCGACCCCGACGCCATTGCGACCTTTGATCTCTCTGCTTGGAGCACCTTCCAGACTGTCCTCTTCCTGGACCGACTGCTGGACCGCTCACCTCTTCCCcaag GGGTGATGAGTCTCCTGTCTGGCTGCTACTCCACACTGCTGGATCAGATGAATGCGGAGGTGCAGATTCGCTGGCTACAGATGGTGGTACGGAACGCCTTCTACCCCGACCTGCACCGGGTCCGCAACTTCCTGCAGAAACAT ACCTCGCGCATGTACACGGTGCCTCTGTACGAGGAcctgtgtggaggggtgatgaaGTGCTTCGCCGTGGAGATTTTCTACCAGACGCAGGCCCGTTTGCATCCCAACCTGCGCAAAACCCTGCAGCAGATCCTGTTCCAAACCGGCTCCGTGAGCACCGCCCCCCTGCCGCTCCTCGACCCGCCCCCTTCCGCCCCGTCCCCGCCCACAGACCCGCCGGCCAACGGGGCCATCGCCCTGCGTGACGTCAACGTGTCTGCGTGA
- the rnpepl1 gene encoding aminopeptidase RNPEPL1 isoform X2: protein MAELQRPTLCCCRKVLTVPSKPCEGGRSLGHCRPVDVASASNFHSFKLRHFHLDLNINFAVRRMTGWQVLELLPTQPGVQSLVLDTHPSLLIHSIDCKVPGPSGAPDIFLSLTYRVEPFTDYGSSLNITLPAAVSRPHRAFRVTIRYTTTDGPAIWWLDTELTCGQTQPLVFTQGHSVCNRSFFPCFDTPAIKSTYSATVRVPDGVTVLMSASRSVYSKQDRLFQFSMENPVPAYLVALVAGDLQHADVGPRSRVWAEPCILSCAVSKLGGSVERCLNVAEELFGPYVWGRYDIVFLPPSFPIVAMENPCLTFIISSILESEEFLLIDVIHEIAHGWFGNAVTNATWEEMWLSEGLATYAQRRITTEAYGEAFTCLETVFRLDALHRQMRLLGDNSPVSKLQAKFEPGVNPSSLMNLFTYEKGFCFVSYLSQICGDIKSFDTFLKAYIERFRFSSVVAQDLLDFFLGFFPELKNGCVAQRLEFERWLTDCGPPLCEPDLSAGGALTGPVQHLCDLWGMESPDPDAIATFDLSAWSTFQTVLFLDRLLDRSPLPQGVMSLLSGCYSTLLDQMNAEVQIRWLQMVVRNAFYPDLHRVRNFLQKHTSRMYTVPLYEDLCGGVMKCFAVEIFYQTQARLHPNLRKTLQQILFQTGSVSTAPLPLLDPPPSAPSPPTDPPANGAIALRDVNVSA, encoded by the exons ATGGCCGAACTCCAGCGTCCAACGCTTTGTTGCTGTCGAAAAGTGCTGACGGTGCCCAGCAAGCCGTGTGAAGGCGGCCGGAGTTTAGGACATTGTCGGCCGGTCGACGTCGCCTCAGCGTCCAACTTCCACAGCTTCAAACTCCGGCACTTTCACCTGGACCTCAACATCAACTTCGCGGTCAGAAGGATGACGGGCTGGCAGGTTCTCGAGCTGCTGCCCACACAGCCTGGTGTCCAGTCCCTCGTTCTGGACACCCACCCGTCTTTATTAATTCATTCCATTGACTGTAAGGTTCCCGGGCCGTCCGGTGCTCCTGACATTTTCCTCTCCCTCACTTACCGAGTCGAGCCGTTTACCgactacggctcctctctcaaTATCACTTTACCTGCTGCCGTGAGTCGGCCGCACCGGGCTTTCCGGGTCACCATCCGCTACACTACGACAGACGGCCCTGCG ATCTGGTGGCTGGACACGGAGCTAACGTGCGGTCAGACGCAGCCGCTGGTCTTCACTCAGGGTCACTCTGTGTGCAACCGTTCCTTTTTCCCCTGCTTTGACACTCCGGCCATCAAGAGCACCTACTCGGCCACAGTCAGG GTTCCGGATGGAGTGACAGTGTTGATGAGTGCTTCCAGAAGTGTATACTCTAAGCAGGACCGGCTCTTCCAATTCTCCATGGAGAACCCTGTCCCTGCCTATCTGGTGGCTCTGGTGGCCGGAGACCTACAGCACGCTGACGTCGGACCCCG GAGTCGAGTGTGGGCGGAGCCCTGCATCCTGTCCTGTGCGGTCAGTAAGCTAGGGGGCAGCGTGGAGCGCTGTCTCAACGTAGCTGAGGAGCTTTTTGGGCCCTACGTGTGGGGAAG GTACGACATCGTCTTCCTGCCCCCCTCCTTCCCTATTGTGGCCATGGAGAACCCGTGCCTCACGTTCATCATCTCGTCCATCCTGGAGAGTGAGGAGTTCCTGCTGATCGACGTCATCCACGAGATCGCCCACGGCTGGTTTGGCAACGCCGTCACCAACGCCACGTGGGAGGAGATGTGGCTGAGTGAGGGCCTGGCCACTTACGCCCAGAGACGCATCACTACGGAGGCGTATG GGGAGGCCTTCACCTGCCTTGAGACTGTCTTCCGGCTGGATGCGCTGCACAGACAGATGCGGCTTTTGGGAGACAACAGCCCGGTGAGCAAGCTGCAAGCCAAGTTTGAGCCAG GTGTTAACCCCAGCAGCCTCATGAACCTGTTCACCTATGAGAAAGGTTTCTGCTTTGTCTCGTACCTCTCCCAGATATGTGGTGACATCAAGAGCTTTGACACTTTTCTCAAG GCCTATATCGAGCGCTTCAGGTTCAGCAGTGTGGTTGCTCAAGACCTGCTGGATTTCTTCCTGGGCTTCTTCCCTGAGCTGAAGAACGGCTGCGTAGCACAGC GACTGGAGTTTGAGCGCTGGCTCACAGACTGTGGTCCCCCCTTGTGCGAGCCGGACCTCTCGGCCGGCGGTGCCCTGACTGGGCCTGTCCAGCACCTCTGTGACCTCTGGGGCATGGAATCCCCCGACCCCGACGCCATTGCGACCTTTGATCTCTCTGCTTGGAGCACCTTCCAGACTGTCCTCTTCCTGGACCGACTGCTGGACCGCTCACCTCTTCCCcaag GGGTGATGAGTCTCCTGTCTGGCTGCTACTCCACACTGCTGGATCAGATGAATGCGGAGGTGCAGATTCGCTGGCTACAGATGGTGGTACGGAACGCCTTCTACCCCGACCTGCACCGGGTCCGCAACTTCCTGCAGAAACAT ACCTCGCGCATGTACACGGTGCCTCTGTACGAGGAcctgtgtggaggggtgatgaaGTGCTTCGCCGTGGAGATTTTCTACCAGACGCAGGCCCGTTTGCATCCCAACCTGCGCAAAACCCTGCAGCAGATCCTGTTCCAAACCGGCTCCGTGAGCACCGCCCCCCTGCCGCTCCTCGACCCGCCCCCTTCCGCCCCGTCCCCGCCCACAGACCCGCCGGCCAACGGGGCCATCGCCCTGCGTGACGTCAACGTGTCTGCGTGA